In one Pseudomonas marginalis genomic region, the following are encoded:
- a CDS encoding acyl-CoA dehydrogenase, producing the protein MSETLLSSRNLAFELYEVLDAEGLTQRERFAEHNRETFDAAISTARNIAEKYFAPHNRKNDENEPRFEDGKAILIPEVKPAVDAFLEAGFLNAARSFEAGGMQLPTLLSQACFAHFQSANAASTSYPFLTMGAANLIESFGTEEQKQRFLQPMIEGRFFGTMALTEPHAGSSLSDIRTRAEPAADGSYRLKGNKIFISGGDHPLSENIVHMVLAKLPDAPAGVKGISLFIVPKFLVNDDGSLGARNDVLLAGLFHKMGWRGTTSTALNFGDNGNCVGYLVGKPHQGLSCMFQMMNEARIGVGMGAVMLGYAGYLYSLEYARERPQGRLPDSKDPGTAPVSIIQHADIKRMLLTQKAYVEGAFDLGLYAARLFDDTTTLETEAERKQAHELLDLLTPIVKSWPSEFCLKANELAIQILGGHGYTREYPVEQYYRDNRLNPIHEGTHGIQSLDLLGRKLAQNGGAGLKQLIRLIADTGARAQEYPGLTALREPLEHLVSRLQSVTIGLLTDLAQGKVNSSLANSALYLKVFGHTVIGWRWLEQAIRAEEGLAKGNVADVAFYQGKLQAARYFLTWEIPGCHHELVILEARDDTCLGMQDEWF; encoded by the coding sequence ATGTCCGAGACGCTGCTCAGTTCCCGCAATCTGGCTTTCGAGCTGTACGAAGTCCTCGATGCCGAGGGCCTGACCCAGCGCGAGCGGTTTGCCGAGCACAACCGCGAAACCTTCGATGCGGCCATCAGCACGGCCCGCAACATTGCCGAGAAGTACTTCGCGCCACACAACCGCAAGAACGACGAGAACGAACCGCGTTTTGAGGACGGCAAGGCGATTCTGATTCCGGAAGTGAAACCGGCGGTGGATGCGTTCCTTGAAGCCGGTTTCCTCAATGCGGCCCGCAGCTTCGAAGCCGGTGGCATGCAGTTGCCGACCCTGCTGTCCCAGGCCTGCTTCGCTCACTTCCAATCCGCCAACGCGGCCTCGACGTCCTACCCGTTCCTGACCATGGGCGCCGCCAACCTGATCGAAAGCTTCGGCACCGAGGAGCAAAAACAGCGCTTCCTGCAACCAATGATCGAAGGCCGTTTCTTCGGCACCATGGCCCTGACCGAGCCCCACGCCGGCTCATCGCTGTCGGATATTCGTACCCGCGCCGAGCCCGCGGCTGACGGCAGCTATCGCCTCAAAGGCAACAAGATCTTCATCTCCGGCGGCGACCACCCGCTGTCGGAAAACATCGTGCACATGGTGCTGGCCAAGCTGCCGGACGCGCCCGCCGGGGTGAAGGGCATTTCGCTGTTTATCGTGCCCAAATTCCTGGTCAACGACGACGGCAGCCTCGGCGCGCGCAACGACGTGCTGCTGGCCGGGCTGTTTCATAAGATGGGCTGGCGTGGCACCACGTCCACGGCACTGAATTTCGGCGATAACGGCAACTGCGTCGGCTATCTGGTGGGTAAACCGCACCAAGGCCTGAGCTGCATGTTCCAGATGATGAACGAGGCGCGCATCGGTGTCGGCATGGGCGCGGTGATGCTCGGTTACGCCGGTTATCTCTATTCGCTGGAATACGCCCGCGAACGCCCGCAAGGCCGCTTGCCCGACAGCAAGGACCCAGGCACCGCGCCGGTCTCGATCATCCAGCACGCCGATATCAAGCGCATGCTGCTGACGCAAAAAGCCTACGTCGAAGGTGCCTTTGACCTGGGCCTGTACGCCGCGCGGCTGTTCGATGACACCACCACACTGGAGACCGAGGCCGAACGCAAACAGGCCCATGAACTGCTGGACCTGCTCACCCCCATCGTCAAATCCTGGCCATCGGAGTTCTGCCTCAAGGCCAACGAACTGGCGATCCAGATCCTCGGCGGCCATGGTTATACCCGCGAATACCCGGTGGAGCAGTACTACCGCGACAACCGCCTGAACCCGATCCACGAGGGCACCCATGGCATCCAGTCCCTGGACCTGCTGGGGCGCAAGCTGGCGCAGAACGGCGGCGCGGGCCTGAAGCAACTGATCCGGCTGATCGCCGACACGGGCGCGCGGGCACAGGAATATCCAGGCCTGACGGCATTGAGAGAGCCGCTGGAGCACCTGGTCAGCCGCCTGCAAAGCGTGACCATCGGCCTGCTGACGGATCTCGCCCAGGGCAAGGTCAACAGCAGCCTGGCGAACTCGGCGCTGTACCTGAAGGTATTCGGGCATACGGTGATTGGCTGGCGCTGGCTGGAACAGGCGATTCGCGCCGAAGAAGGGCTGGCCAAGGGCAATGTGGCCGATGTCGCCTTCTATCAAGGCAAGCTCCAGGCCGCCCGGTACTTCCTGACTTGGGAGATTCCGGGCTGCCATCATGAACTGGTGATTCTGGAGGCACGGGATGATACGTGCCTGGGGATGCAGGATGAGTGGTTCTAG
- a CDS encoding methyl-accepting chemotaxis protein, producing MAKMQDKLRDTLQRIAGSATQLASAAEELNAVTDESARGLTRQNNEIEQAATAVNEMTSAVEEVARNAVSTSEASRNATTSAGDGRDLVQETVSAIERMSGDVQATATLIGELANESRDIGKVLDVIRGLADQTNLLALNAAIEAARAGEAGRGFAVVADEVRALAHRTQQSTSEIERMIGSIQAGTEHAVDSMRNSTERAESTLNIAKGAGMSLDTINTAIVEINERNLVIASAAEEQAQVAREVDRNLVNIRDLSVQSATGASQTSAASSELSRLAVDLNGMVGRFRL from the coding sequence ATGGCCAAGATGCAGGACAAACTGCGCGACACCCTGCAACGCATCGCCGGCTCCGCCACCCAACTGGCTTCCGCCGCCGAGGAACTGAACGCCGTCACCGACGAAAGTGCCCGTGGCCTGACCCGGCAAAACAACGAAATCGAGCAAGCCGCCACCGCCGTCAACGAGATGACCAGCGCCGTTGAAGAAGTCGCACGCAATGCGGTGAGCACCTCGGAAGCCTCGCGCAACGCCACCACGTCTGCTGGCGACGGCCGCGACCTGGTGCAGGAAACCGTCAGCGCCATCGAGCGCATGAGCGGCGATGTGCAAGCAACCGCCACCCTGATCGGCGAACTGGCCAATGAGTCGCGCGATATCGGCAAAGTGCTGGACGTGATTCGCGGCCTGGCCGACCAGACCAATTTGCTGGCCCTGAACGCGGCGATTGAAGCCGCGCGCGCCGGTGAAGCCGGTCGCGGGTTCGCGGTGGTCGCCGATGAAGTGCGGGCCCTGGCCCATCGTACCCAGCAGTCCACCAGCGAGATCGAGCGGATGATCGGCAGTATCCAGGCCGGTACCGAGCACGCGGTGGACTCGATGCGCAACAGCACCGAGCGGGCGGAGTCGACGCTGAACATCGCCAAAGGCGCAGGGATGTCGCTGGACACCATCAACACGGCGATTGTCGAGATCAACGAGCGCAACCTGGTGATCGCCAGCGCTGCGGAAGAACAGGCGCAGGTGGCGCGGGAAGTGGACCGCAACCTGGTGAACATTCGTGATCTGTCGGTGCAATCCGCTACGGGCGCCAGCCAGACCAGCGCCGCGAGCAGCGAATTGTCACGCCTGGCGGTAGACCTGAACGGGATGGTAGGCCGCTTCCGCCTCTAA
- a CDS encoding cell division protein ZapA produces the protein MNEGIKVVSILGEDYSIKAPAGEDKTLMHAVTMLKASLATTKKKYPTLIGDKLLVLAALNLCAEQIEMQQAHQQELDRYQEQVSATVEVISKAIQP, from the coding sequence ATGAATGAAGGGATAAAGGTCGTTTCGATTCTCGGAGAGGATTACTCGATCAAGGCCCCGGCGGGGGAAGATAAAACCCTGATGCACGCCGTGACCATGCTCAAGGCCTCCCTGGCCACCACCAAGAAAAAGTACCCGACCCTGATCGGTGACAAGCTACTGGTGCTGGCGGCGCTGAACCTGTGCGCCGAGCAGATCGAAATGCAGCAGGCTCACCAGCAGGAACTCGACCGTTACCAAGAGCAAGTCAGCGCCACGGTCGAGGTGATTTCCAAGGCGATCCAGCCCTAG